TCTCTCGCATGTCTACACCCGTTCGACGTACGTATGGCCAGCCCCGCCGGTCCGTTCGCTCGCGCCACTCGGCAGACCCCCATTCCCGAAGTACCCATTCCCGAAGTACCCGTTCCCGCATATCCGGACCTTGATTACCACTTCCGCACACCCGAATACTCCCGCACGCGACACCACGCGCGACACCACGCGCATATGCCAGCACCTACGTGCATGCATCGACGGCGCGGCCCTCGTGCACCTGGCGATGCCAACATGTCCACACCCACGCCCGCGCACGCATACTCACTTGCCTATGCGCCTACGCGTCTCTCGGCTCTCGGATCCTGCCCATCACTAGTACGTCGATGTACCCGCCTCGTCGGAATACCGCCTTGCGCTTCCGCCCTTCCAGCTCAAAGCCGAGCGACTCATAAAGGCTGATCGCTCGGGTGTTATCGGCGAATACCTCAAGCTCCACCCGAATGAGCCCCAGATAGTTATCGGCAAGGTCCAGCAGCGTCTCCATAAGAGCCCTTCCTATTCCGTATCCCTGATAGGCATCGTGCACGGATATGCCCAGCTCTCCTACGTGGCGCCGCTTGCCCCTGGCCACCTGAACACCGGCTACGCCAACAGCCCTTCCGTCGGCCTCAGCTACGAAATCGTGGTTATCGGGTCCCATGCTCCCGAGCCATTCCTCCATGAGACGCACTCGCTCCGACGGCAGGGCATACGTGTACTCCATCACCTTGGGCAGTCGCCGGAATTCGCTAATGGCCTCTGCATCCTCAGGCCTCACTGGACGAATGATGTAATCCATGTTGGATCTTTCGCCTCCTCAGGCAAGTGCATCAGAGATTTCCATGTCACCCGCGCGCCGGGGTGCTCTTCCCTGCTTTCCCGTGGCCAGCATAACGAGTCCGCATTCCCTGCTTCCAATGCTCATGTTAGCGAGAACACCTCTGAGAAGAGCAAGATACCTGACTATCCGTCCTGGCCGATAGCATAACACTGTGAATTTCGACATTGAACAGGTATCAACCTGCACAGGACCCGCGCCCTCTCCCGCGGGCGCGGGCGCAGGAGGACTGGGCGCAGGTTCGATTCGGCTCAGAGGCGATGCGACAGGGCGCGGGCGCAGAAGTCGAGCCTCCCTCAGGCGCCTGTCCGCGATGTGACGCAGGACTGGGCGAGGATTGCGTCGAAGGATAGGGCGAGCCCAACCGGAATGTCCCGCGAGGCACTCAGGTTCTGCGAATGCCAAAATGCCACGCCAGATGGGGGACTCAAATTGACACCACACGAAGTTGCATTGAGGCTCCGAGATCAACTCCTGCTTCGCTCAGTGCCCTGTGAGGTGGGAGATGCGATATCACAGTACTGCAGCCCAGTCCGCCTTGATGGATATGCCGGACGGGTTCTGGTGTACAGCGGCCGGAAGGGGCCCAGCATGGTCCTGCGGGAGCTGAAGGGAGACGGGCAGATCGAGCGTGTGCTTGAGAAAGCGTGGCTCGCGGCAACGCATGTGGCCCCAACAGCCGCAACACACAAACCTGATGCTCTCCGCGACAAAGTGCCGCGCGGCGGAGTTCGCCTGCGCACGCGCACTACCGAGGCTCCAAGCCAGCCGGGCATGGTGAACATATGGGTTGACGGATCCAAGATGGACGTGGACGGTGGGATTTCGCTGGGCTGGGGCCTCCTCATCATGGAAGGCGACGCCGAGTTGCTCCGCGACTCGGGTTCTGGAATACCCCGCGATGCCTGGCGTCATTTTAACGTGGCCGCCGAGATCACCGCAGTTGTTCGCG
The sequence above is a segment of the Clostridia bacterium genome. Coding sequences within it:
- a CDS encoding GNAT family N-acetyltransferase; protein product: MDYIIRPVRPEDAEAISEFRRLPKVMEYTYALPSERVRLMEEWLGSMGPDNHDFVAEADGRAVGVAGVQVARGKRRHVGELGISVHDAYQGYGIGRALMETLLDLADNYLGLIRVELEVFADNTRAISLYESLGFELEGRKRKAVFRRGGYIDVLVMGRIREPRDA
- a CDS encoding RNase H family protein: MTPHEVALRLRDQLLLRSVPCEVGDAISQYCSPVRLDGYAGRVLVYSGRKGPSMVLRELKGDGQIERVLEKAWLAATHVAPTAATHKPDALRDKVPRGGVRLRTRTTEAPSQPGMVNIWVDGSKMDVDGGISLGWGLLIMEGDAELLRDSGSGIPRDAWRHFNVAAEITAVVRALEWCRENGVNQVAIHYDYLGLEMWATRRWKANTPFTKEYVRRVAESGIKIAWFKVRSHSGDPRNDLVDALAREAAVQASLAHTDPDS